The Cherax quadricarinatus isolate ZL_2023a chromosome 43, ASM3850222v1, whole genome shotgun sequence genome has a segment encoding these proteins:
- the LOC128694165 gene encoding zinc finger protein 436, with amino-acid sequence MITEDDSYHCSESLDEFSNNSLLVQDKSAAAAAAAAGEEPFQCSVCEKGFSRKSSLVNHSKVHREARVYQCLVCQKCFSEKSSLVKHTRIHTGEKPYQCLVCLKVFTENSALAKHTRVHTGVKPHECSVCLKGFAERSSLIRHTRIHTGEKPYNCSECLKSFSHKPSLIIHLRVHTKEKPYHCSICLKDFSVKSHLIQHTRVHTGEKPYQCPVCHKEFSVKSHQSQHMRVHTREKLYHCSECLKDFSHKSSLENHMRSHTGEKPYKCSECPKEFSIKTHLLLHTRVHTGEKPYHCSVCQKNFKQKSHLVKHMRVHTDEKP; translated from the coding sequence ATGATTACAGAGGATGACTCTTATCATTGTTCCGAGAGCCTAGATGAGTTTTCAAATAATTCACTGTTGGTACAGGAcaagagtgctgctgctgctgctgctgcagcaggtgAGGAACCATTTCAGTGCTCAGTCTGTGAAAAAGGTTTTTCTCGTAAATCTTCTCTGGTCAACCATTCAAAAGTTCATAGAGAAGCTAGAGTATATCAGTGTTTAGTGTGTCAAAAATGCTTTTCTGAAAAATCATCTTTAGTAAAACATACAagaattcatacaggagagaagccaTACCAGTGTTTAGTGTGTCTAAAAGTCTTTACTGAAAACTCTGCTTTAGCAAAACATACTAGAGTTCACACTGGAGTGAAGCCCCACGAGTGTTCAGTATGTCTAAAGGGCTTCGCGGAAAGATCCTCATTAATACGACACACGAGGATCCAcactggagagaagccatataACTGTTCTGAGTGTCTAAAGAGTTTTTCTCATAAACCTTCTTTAATAATTCATTTGAGAGTTCATACAAAAGAGAAACCGTATCATTGTTCAATATGTCTTAAAGACTTTTCAGTAAAATCACACTTAATACAACACACAAGAGTTCATACGGGGGAAAAACCATACCAGTGTCCAGTTTGTCATAAAGAGTTCTCAGTAAAATCTCATCAATCACAGCACATGAGAGTTCAtacaagagaaaagttatatcATTGTTCAGAGTGTCTCAAAGATTTTTCTCATAAGTCTTCTCTAGAAAATCACATGAGATCTCATACAGGAGAAAAACCTTACAAATGTTCAGAGTGTCCTAAAGAATTTTCAATAAAAACACATTTATTACTACATACGAGAGtgcatacaggagagaaaccatatcattgCTCAGTATGCCAAAAAAACTTTAAACAAAAATCACATTTAGTAAAACATATGAGAGTTCATACAGACGAGAAACCATGA